A genomic window from Erpetoichthys calabaricus chromosome 17, fErpCal1.3, whole genome shotgun sequence includes:
- the LOC114667260 gene encoding keratin-3, type I cytoskeletal 51 kDa-like has product MFGSLGGGFGGGGFGGGGFGSGSGFVGGSGGGVAGGYGGTFGGGGGGGVAGGYGGTFGVGGGGVAGGYGGTFGGGGGGVAGGYGGTFGGSGGGGVAGGYGGTFGGGGGYGGSFGVGGGADGGFFSSSSISGVPFMLNEKQQMQSLNDRLATYLDKVRTLEATNKDLENKLKDFRTSKVVSRDFTLYQEQLKPLRDQIIAAIIENSRLALKIGNAQLAADDFRKKYETEYIIRQTVEADILNLKSLKEEYDSHQTSNNQEVEALKKEIEEMTKQHGQSVSILKQEMSGTVSVDVTTTESPDLKQILDDLRAEYEDIVRRNKEDLEMWFNKQVETKQAAAIQETDVSESSKIEVTELRHQNQSLQTEMDTLLVSKGTLEDNLAAVNDRYQMELHRYAALVGTMEGELMSIRNSITSQSEDYRNLLNIKEKLEKEIAMYRQLLEGVELGAGGASSAISGSVTQTTVVTKEVKTEVK; this is encoded by the exons ATGTTTGGAAGTTTAGGTGGTGGTTTTGGTGGTGGTGGTTTTGGTGGTGGTGGTTTTGGTAGTGGCAGTGGTTTTGttggtggtagtggtggtggtgttgCTGGTGGTTACGGTGGTacttttggtggtggtggtggtggtggtgttgctGGTGGTTATGGTGGTACTTTTggtgttggtggtggtggtgttgctGGTGGTTACGGTGGTacttttggtggtggtggtggtggtgttgctGGTGGTTACGGTGGTACTTttggtggtagtggtggtggtggtgttgctGGTGGTTATGGTGGTacttttggtggtggtggtggttatGGTGGTAGTTTTGGTGTGGGTGGTGGCGCTGATGGAGGTTTTTTCTCAAGTAGCAGCATCAGTGGTGTCCCGTTTATGTTAAATGAAAAGCAGCAGATGCAGAGTCTGAACGACAGACTGGCCACCTATCTCGATAAGGTGCGCACCCTTGAAGCAACCAACAAGGACCTGGAGAACAAGCTCAAGGATTTCCGCACAAGCAAAGTGGTGAGCAGGGATTTCACCTTGTACCAGGAGCAGCTGAAGCCCCTCCGTGACCAG ATAATTGCTGCCATCATTGAGAATTCTCGCCTGGCCCTGAAGATTGGTAATGCTCAGCTGGCTGCTGATGACTTCAGAAAAAA ATATGAGACCGAGTACATCATTCGCCAGACAGTGGAGGCTGACATCCTCAATCTGAAGAGTCTGAAGGAAGAATACGATTCCCACCAAACCAGCAACAATCAGGAAGTTGAAGCCCTGAAAAAAGAGATTGAAGAAATGACGAAACAGCATGGACAG AGTGTGAGTATCCTGAAACAGGAGATGTCCGGCACCGTGAGTGTGGACGTCACCACCACTGAAAGCCCAGATCTGAAACAGATTTTGGATGACTTACGTGCAGAGTATGAAGACATCGTTCGTAGAAACAAGGAGGATCTTGAGATGTGGTTCAACAAGCAG GTGGAAACTAAGCAAGCAGCAGCCATCCAGGAAACAGATGTCAGTGAAAGCTCAAAGATAGAAGTGACGGAGCTTCGCCATCAGAACCAGAGCCTACAGACAGAGATGGACACCTTGCTGGTCTCT AAAGGCACCTTGGAGGATAACCTGGCAGCAGTGAATGACCGCTATCAGATGGAGCTTCACCGTTACGCTGCCTTGGTGGGCACCATGGAGGGGGAGTTGATGAGCATCCGGAACAGCATAACCTCCCAGTCTGAGGACTACAGGAACCTTCTGAACATCAAAGAGAAACTGGAGAAGGAGATTGCCATGTACAGGCAGCTGTTGGAAGGAGTGGAGCTGGGCGCTGGCGGAGCCTCGTCTGCCAt caGTGGCAGTGTTACACAAACCACAGTGGTAACCAAAG AGGTGAAGACAGAAGTCAAGTAA